A region of Zootoca vivipara chromosome 15, rZooViv1.1, whole genome shotgun sequence DNA encodes the following proteins:
- the LOC118096983 gene encoding TATA-binding protein-associated factor 2N isoform X2 — protein MASDSGSFSHSGDQQQREVLCGNNTYLPPSLPATQDIAIKEIKAMDRHHRGNRLPKAFPVGSSGYGQSGQQGYGGYENQNQSSYSQESYGSQGQQKDPSGSSRTSYDQKSNYGQQPGSYNQSSGYSQPPGSYDQLSGYSQQPKQFDQPSGYSQQGQQQSSYDQQSGYSQNRGSYDQQHDLGPQQGSYNQKSNYGQPPGSYGQNQPSYQSQQKESYAQNMQDDRREKSRYGEDNRGYGGPRGGGSRFDSDSRGPMLGLSGGDRGGFKNFGGQRDYGQKPDTDSESDNSDNNTIFVQGLGDDVSTDQVAEYFKQIGVIKTNKKTGKLMINLYTDKDTGKPKGEATVSFDDPPSAKAAIDWFDGKEFNGSVIRVSFATRRPEFLRGGNGGGGGGGGGGRRGSRGGGFGRGGGFQGRGGEPKSGDWVCPNPSCGNMNFARRNSCNQCDEPRPDDGHPSGGDFRGRGGFGGDRGFRGRRGGGFGGKMGGRNDFRSDQRNRPY, from the exons ATGGCGTCGG ATTCTGGAAGTTTCAGCCATTCTGGAGATCAGCAACAAAG GGAGGTGCTGTGTGGAAATAACACTTATCtgccaccttctcttccagctACACAGGATATAGCAATCAAGGAAATCAAAGCTATGGACAGGCACCACAG GGGCAACCGTTTACCTAAAGCGTTCCCTGTTGGATCTTCAGGTTACGGGCAGAGCGGCCAGCAAGGATATGGGGGATATGAAAATCAGAACCAGAGCTCTTACAGCCAGGAGTCTTATGGCAGTCAGGGGCAGCAGAAAGACCCATCAGGCAG CAGCAGGACTTCCTACGACCAGAAGTCCAACTACGGGCAGCAGCCAGGTTCATATAACCAGTCCTCAGGTTACAGCCAGCCACCAGGGTCCTATGACCAACTGTCCGGGTACAGCCAGCAGCCGAAGCAGTTTGACCAGCCGTCGGGCTACAGCCAGCAGGGACAGCAGCAAAGCTCGTACGACCAGCAGTCAGGCTACAGCCAAAACCGAGGGTCCTACGACCAGCAGCATGACTTGGGGCCACAGCAAGGCTCCTACAACCAGAAGTCCAACTATGGGCAGCCGCCAGGATCGTACGGCCAGAACCAGCCGTCCTACCAGTCCCAGCAGAAGGAAAGCTATGCCCAGAACATGCAAG ATGATCGACGTGAGAAGAGTAGGTATGGTGAAGACAACAGAGGCTATGGTGGGCCCCGAGGAGGTGGAAGCAGGTTCGATTCTGACAGCAGAGGTCCGATGTTGGGCTTAAG TGGTGGTGACCGAGGTGGCTTCAAAAATTTTGGTG GTCAGAGGGATTATGGGCAGAAGCCAGACACAG ATTCGGAGTCTGACAACTCTGATAACAACACCATCTTTGTACAAGGACTGGGAGATGACGTTTCAACAGATCAAGTTGCCGAGTATTTCAAGCAAATAGGTGTCATTAAG aCTAACAAGAAAACTGGCAAACTTATGATTAACCTTTATACGGACAAGGATACTGGGAAGCCAAAGGGCGAAGCGACAGTGTCTTTTGATGACCCGCCGTCTGCTAAGGCAGCCATCGACTGGTTTGATG gaaagGAATTCAACGGCAGTGTTATCAGAGTTTCCTTTGCAACCAGACGGCCTGAATTCCTGCGAGGAGGcaatggaggtggtggtggtggtggtggtggtggtcgccGAG GTTCCCGAGGAGGTGGCTTCGGAAGAGGTGGCGGATTCCAGGGCCGGGGCGGAGAACCCAAAAGTGGCGACTGGGTTTGCCCCAACCC GAGCTGCGGCAATATGAATTTTGCCCGTCGAAATTCCTGCAATCAGTGCGATGAGCCCAGGCCAGATGATGGGCATCCGTCAGGAGGAg ACTTCCGTGGCAGGGGAGGCTTTGGAGGCGACCGGGGATTCAGAGGCCGCAGAGGCGGTGGCTTTGGCGGAAAAATGGGAGGCCG aAATGACTTCAGAAGCGATCAACGCAACCGACCCTACTAA
- the LOC118096983 gene encoding TATA-binding protein-associated factor 2N isoform X4: protein MASDSGSFSHSGDQQQSYTGYSNQGNQSYGQAPQGYPGYEQSGESSSYGQSYGGYQGNYGQTQTGYGQSGQQGYGGYENQNQSSYSQESYGSQGQQKDPSGSSRTSYDQKSNYGQQPGSYNQSSGYSQPPGSYDQLSGYSQQPKQFDQPSGYSQQGQQQSSYDQQSGYSQNRGSYDQQHDLGPQQGSYNQKSNYGQPPGSYGQNQPSYQSQQKESYAQNMQDDRREKSRYGEDNRGYGGPRGGGSRFDSDSRGPMLGLSGGDRGGFKNFGGQRDYGQKPDTDSESDNSDNNTIFVQGLGDDVSTDQVAEYFKQIGVIKTNKKTGKLMINLYTDKDTGKPKGEATVSFDDPPSAKAAIDWFDGKEFNGSVIRVSFATRRPEFLRGGNGGGGGGGGGGRRGSRGGGFGRGGGFQGRGGEPKSGDWVCPNPSCGNMNFARRNSCNQCDEPRPDDGHPSGGDFRGRGGFGGDRGFRGRRGGGFGGKMGGRNDFRSDQRNRPY, encoded by the exons ATGGCGTCGG ATTCTGGAAGTTTCAGCCATTCTGGAGATCAGCAACAAAG ctACACAGGATATAGCAATCAAGGAAATCAAAGCTATGGACAGGCACCACAG GGCTATCCTGGCTATGAGCAGAGTGGGGAGAGCTCCTCTTATGGGCAAAGTTACGGAGGCTATCAAGGAAACTATGGACAGACCCAGACAG GTTACGGGCAGAGCGGCCAGCAAGGATATGGGGGATATGAAAATCAGAACCAGAGCTCTTACAGCCAGGAGTCTTATGGCAGTCAGGGGCAGCAGAAAGACCCATCAGGCAG CAGCAGGACTTCCTACGACCAGAAGTCCAACTACGGGCAGCAGCCAGGTTCATATAACCAGTCCTCAGGTTACAGCCAGCCACCAGGGTCCTATGACCAACTGTCCGGGTACAGCCAGCAGCCGAAGCAGTTTGACCAGCCGTCGGGCTACAGCCAGCAGGGACAGCAGCAAAGCTCGTACGACCAGCAGTCAGGCTACAGCCAAAACCGAGGGTCCTACGACCAGCAGCATGACTTGGGGCCACAGCAAGGCTCCTACAACCAGAAGTCCAACTATGGGCAGCCGCCAGGATCGTACGGCCAGAACCAGCCGTCCTACCAGTCCCAGCAGAAGGAAAGCTATGCCCAGAACATGCAAG ATGATCGACGTGAGAAGAGTAGGTATGGTGAAGACAACAGAGGCTATGGTGGGCCCCGAGGAGGTGGAAGCAGGTTCGATTCTGACAGCAGAGGTCCGATGTTGGGCTTAAG TGGTGGTGACCGAGGTGGCTTCAAAAATTTTGGTG GTCAGAGGGATTATGGGCAGAAGCCAGACACAG ATTCGGAGTCTGACAACTCTGATAACAACACCATCTTTGTACAAGGACTGGGAGATGACGTTTCAACAGATCAAGTTGCCGAGTATTTCAAGCAAATAGGTGTCATTAAG aCTAACAAGAAAACTGGCAAACTTATGATTAACCTTTATACGGACAAGGATACTGGGAAGCCAAAGGGCGAAGCGACAGTGTCTTTTGATGACCCGCCGTCTGCTAAGGCAGCCATCGACTGGTTTGATG gaaagGAATTCAACGGCAGTGTTATCAGAGTTTCCTTTGCAACCAGACGGCCTGAATTCCTGCGAGGAGGcaatggaggtggtggtggtggtggtggtggtggtcgccGAG GTTCCCGAGGAGGTGGCTTCGGAAGAGGTGGCGGATTCCAGGGCCGGGGCGGAGAACCCAAAAGTGGCGACTGGGTTTGCCCCAACCC GAGCTGCGGCAATATGAATTTTGCCCGTCGAAATTCCTGCAATCAGTGCGATGAGCCCAGGCCAGATGATGGGCATCCGTCAGGAGGAg ACTTCCGTGGCAGGGGAGGCTTTGGAGGCGACCGGGGATTCAGAGGCCGCAGAGGCGGTGGCTTTGGCGGAAAAATGGGAGGCCG aAATGACTTCAGAAGCGATCAACGCAACCGACCCTACTAA
- the LOC118096983 gene encoding TATA-binding protein-associated factor 2N isoform X1 has protein sequence MASDSGSFSHSGDQQQSYTGYSNQGNQSYGQAPQGYPGYEQSGESSSYGQSYGGYQGNYGQTQTGYGQSGQQGYGGYENQNQSSYSQESYGSQGQQKDPSGSRTSYDQKSNYGQQPGSYNQSSGYSQPPGSYDQLSGYSQQPKQFDQPSGYSQQGQQQSSYDQQSGYSQNRGSYDQQHDLGPQQGSYNQKSNYGQPPGSYGQNQPSYQSQQKESYAQNMQDDRREKSRYGEDNRGYGGPRGGGSRFDSDSRGPMLGLSGGDRGGFKNFGGQRDYGQKPDTDSESDNSDNNTIFVQGLGDDVSTDQVAEYFKQIGVIKTNKKTGKLMINLYTDKDTGKPKGEATVSFDDPPSAKAAIDWFDGKEFNGSVIRVSFATRRPEFLRGGNGGGGGGGGGGRRGSRGGGFGRGGGFQGRGGEPKSGDWVCPNPSCGNMNFARRNSCNQCDEPRPDDGHPSGGDFRGRGGFGGDRGFRGRRGGGFGGKMGGRNDFRSDQRNRPY, from the exons ATGGCGTCGG ATTCTGGAAGTTTCAGCCATTCTGGAGATCAGCAACAAAG ctACACAGGATATAGCAATCAAGGAAATCAAAGCTATGGACAGGCACCACAG GGCTATCCTGGCTATGAGCAGAGTGGGGAGAGCTCCTCTTATGGGCAAAGTTACGGAGGCTATCAAGGAAACTATGGACAGACCCAGACAG GTTACGGGCAGAGCGGCCAGCAAGGATATGGGGGATATGAAAATCAGAACCAGAGCTCTTACAGCCAGGAGTCTTATGGCAGTCAGGGGCAGCAGAAAGACCCATCAGGCAG CAGGACTTCCTACGACCAGAAGTCCAACTACGGGCAGCAGCCAGGTTCATATAACCAGTCCTCAGGTTACAGCCAGCCACCAGGGTCCTATGACCAACTGTCCGGGTACAGCCAGCAGCCGAAGCAGTTTGACCAGCCGTCGGGCTACAGCCAGCAGGGACAGCAGCAAAGCTCGTACGACCAGCAGTCAGGCTACAGCCAAAACCGAGGGTCCTACGACCAGCAGCATGACTTGGGGCCACAGCAAGGCTCCTACAACCAGAAGTCCAACTATGGGCAGCCGCCAGGATCGTACGGCCAGAACCAGCCGTCCTACCAGTCCCAGCAGAAGGAAAGCTATGCCCAGAACATGCAAG ATGATCGACGTGAGAAGAGTAGGTATGGTGAAGACAACAGAGGCTATGGTGGGCCCCGAGGAGGTGGAAGCAGGTTCGATTCTGACAGCAGAGGTCCGATGTTGGGCTTAAG TGGTGGTGACCGAGGTGGCTTCAAAAATTTTGGTG GTCAGAGGGATTATGGGCAGAAGCCAGACACAG ATTCGGAGTCTGACAACTCTGATAACAACACCATCTTTGTACAAGGACTGGGAGATGACGTTTCAACAGATCAAGTTGCCGAGTATTTCAAGCAAATAGGTGTCATTAAG aCTAACAAGAAAACTGGCAAACTTATGATTAACCTTTATACGGACAAGGATACTGGGAAGCCAAAGGGCGAAGCGACAGTGTCTTTTGATGACCCGCCGTCTGCTAAGGCAGCCATCGACTGGTTTGATG gaaagGAATTCAACGGCAGTGTTATCAGAGTTTCCTTTGCAACCAGACGGCCTGAATTCCTGCGAGGAGGcaatggaggtggtggtggtggtggtggtggtggtcgccGAG GTTCCCGAGGAGGTGGCTTCGGAAGAGGTGGCGGATTCCAGGGCCGGGGCGGAGAACCCAAAAGTGGCGACTGGGTTTGCCCCAACCC GAGCTGCGGCAATATGAATTTTGCCCGTCGAAATTCCTGCAATCAGTGCGATGAGCCCAGGCCAGATGATGGGCATCCGTCAGGAGGAg ACTTCCGTGGCAGGGGAGGCTTTGGAGGCGACCGGGGATTCAGAGGCCGCAGAGGCGGTGGCTTTGGCGGAAAAATGGGAGGCCG aAATGACTTCAGAAGCGATCAACGCAACCGACCCTACTAA
- the LOC118096983 gene encoding TATA-binding protein-associated factor 2N isoform X3 has translation MDRHHRGNRLPKAFPVGSSGYGQSGQQGYGGYENQNQSSYSQESYGSQGQQKDPSGSSRTSYDQKSNYGQQPGSYNQSSGYSQPPGSYDQLSGYSQQPKQFDQPSGYSQQGQQQSSYDQQSGYSQNRGSYDQQHDLGPQQGSYNQKSNYGQPPGSYGQNQPSYQSQQKESYAQNMQDDRREKSRYGEDNRGYGGPRGGGSRFDSDSRGPMLGLSGGDRGGFKNFGGQRDYGQKPDTDSESDNSDNNTIFVQGLGDDVSTDQVAEYFKQIGVIKTNKKTGKLMINLYTDKDTGKPKGEATVSFDDPPSAKAAIDWFDGKEFNGSVIRVSFATRRPEFLRGGNGGGGGGGGGGRRGSRGGGFGRGGGFQGRGGEPKSGDWVCPNPSCGNMNFARRNSCNQCDEPRPDDGHPSGGDFRGRGGFGGDRGFRGRRGGGFGGKMGGRNDFRSDQRNRPY, from the exons ATGGACAGGCACCACAG GGGCAACCGTTTACCTAAAGCGTTCCCTGTTGGATCTTCAGGTTACGGGCAGAGCGGCCAGCAAGGATATGGGGGATATGAAAATCAGAACCAGAGCTCTTACAGCCAGGAGTCTTATGGCAGTCAGGGGCAGCAGAAAGACCCATCAGGCAG CAGCAGGACTTCCTACGACCAGAAGTCCAACTACGGGCAGCAGCCAGGTTCATATAACCAGTCCTCAGGTTACAGCCAGCCACCAGGGTCCTATGACCAACTGTCCGGGTACAGCCAGCAGCCGAAGCAGTTTGACCAGCCGTCGGGCTACAGCCAGCAGGGACAGCAGCAAAGCTCGTACGACCAGCAGTCAGGCTACAGCCAAAACCGAGGGTCCTACGACCAGCAGCATGACTTGGGGCCACAGCAAGGCTCCTACAACCAGAAGTCCAACTATGGGCAGCCGCCAGGATCGTACGGCCAGAACCAGCCGTCCTACCAGTCCCAGCAGAAGGAAAGCTATGCCCAGAACATGCAAG ATGATCGACGTGAGAAGAGTAGGTATGGTGAAGACAACAGAGGCTATGGTGGGCCCCGAGGAGGTGGAAGCAGGTTCGATTCTGACAGCAGAGGTCCGATGTTGGGCTTAAG TGGTGGTGACCGAGGTGGCTTCAAAAATTTTGGTG GTCAGAGGGATTATGGGCAGAAGCCAGACACAG ATTCGGAGTCTGACAACTCTGATAACAACACCATCTTTGTACAAGGACTGGGAGATGACGTTTCAACAGATCAAGTTGCCGAGTATTTCAAGCAAATAGGTGTCATTAAG aCTAACAAGAAAACTGGCAAACTTATGATTAACCTTTATACGGACAAGGATACTGGGAAGCCAAAGGGCGAAGCGACAGTGTCTTTTGATGACCCGCCGTCTGCTAAGGCAGCCATCGACTGGTTTGATG gaaagGAATTCAACGGCAGTGTTATCAGAGTTTCCTTTGCAACCAGACGGCCTGAATTCCTGCGAGGAGGcaatggaggtggtggtggtggtggtggtggtggtcgccGAG GTTCCCGAGGAGGTGGCTTCGGAAGAGGTGGCGGATTCCAGGGCCGGGGCGGAGAACCCAAAAGTGGCGACTGGGTTTGCCCCAACCC GAGCTGCGGCAATATGAATTTTGCCCGTCGAAATTCCTGCAATCAGTGCGATGAGCCCAGGCCAGATGATGGGCATCCGTCAGGAGGAg ACTTCCGTGGCAGGGGAGGCTTTGGAGGCGACCGGGGATTCAGAGGCCGCAGAGGCGGTGGCTTTGGCGGAAAAATGGGAGGCCG aAATGACTTCAGAAGCGATCAACGCAACCGACCCTACTAA